The following are encoded together in the Xanthobacter autotrophicus Py2 genome:
- a CDS encoding cytochrome c class I (PFAM: cytochrome c class I~KEGG: bmb:BruAb2_0829 cytochrome c family protein) produces the protein MQQGTGRRVAAGSLLAGLILVGAFTSGAALGQQATPTPPAGGSAAGLAASLASANARIAVWDIPDIDLLPDDEEGRLVRYGRSVLEASARHMGPDAADPAQRFAGNNLACVNCHLDAGRKKFGLPLVAAAADYPRYSTRSGEMADLADRIDSCMTRSMNGRAMPRDARPMRALLAYLTLLSSALPKDAKIEGAGAGAIPPLERPADPVRGAVVYAQTCVACHRAGGEGLRRNAADASFGYGVPPLWGPDSFNDGAGMNRLVTIANFVHDNMPNGVSWVMPVLAPEEAWDVAAYVVSQNRPHRDGLDRDFPDLLDKPVDTPYGPYADGFSQAQHKYGPFGPIRAEIARLKADKGRVPNPNVQ, from the coding sequence ATGCAGCAGGGCACGGGGCGGCGCGTGGCGGCGGGGAGCCTGCTGGCAGGCCTTATCCTGGTGGGGGCCTTCACCTCGGGGGCGGCGCTGGGGCAGCAGGCCACGCCTACCCCGCCTGCGGGCGGAAGCGCCGCCGGGCTCGCGGCCAGTCTCGCCAGCGCCAACGCCCGCATCGCGGTGTGGGACATTCCCGATATCGATCTTTTGCCGGACGATGAGGAGGGGCGCCTGGTGCGCTACGGCCGCTCGGTGCTGGAGGCGAGCGCGCGCCACATGGGCCCGGACGCGGCGGACCCGGCCCAGCGTTTCGCCGGTAACAACCTCGCCTGCGTGAACTGCCATCTCGATGCCGGGCGCAAGAAGTTCGGCCTGCCGCTGGTGGCCGCGGCGGCGGACTATCCGCGCTATTCCACCCGTTCCGGCGAAATGGCGGACCTCGCGGACCGCATCGACAGCTGCATGACGCGCTCCATGAACGGACGTGCCATGCCGCGGGACGCTCGGCCCATGCGCGCCCTGCTCGCCTATCTCACCCTCTTGTCCTCGGCCCTGCCGAAGGATGCGAAGATCGAGGGAGCGGGGGCAGGTGCCATCCCGCCGCTGGAGAGGCCGGCGGATCCTGTGCGCGGGGCGGTGGTCTATGCGCAGACCTGCGTCGCCTGCCACCGGGCGGGCGGCGAGGGGCTGCGCCGCAACGCGGCGGATGCGAGCTTCGGCTATGGGGTGCCGCCGCTCTGGGGGCCGGACAGCTTCAATGATGGCGCGGGCATGAACCGGCTCGTCACCATCGCCAATTTCGTCCACGACAACATGCCGAACGGCGTCAGCTGGGTGATGCCGGTGCTTGCGCCGGAGGAGGCCTGGGACGTGGCGGCCTATGTGGTAAGTCAGAACCGGCCCCATCGCGACGGGCTCGACCGGGATTTCCCGGACCTGCTCGACAAGCCCGTGGACACCCCATACGGCCCCTATGCGGATGGCTTCTCGCAGGCACAGCACAAATATGGCCCGTTCGGCCCCATCCGCGCCGAGATCGCGCGGCTGAAGGCGGACAAGGGCCGCGTGCCCAATCCCAACGTGCAGTGA
- a CDS encoding conserved hypothetical protein (KEGG: rpc:RPC_2152 hypothetical protein) → MIMLTHTLFLNRPEGEIRIEIRIHKPAPKDGCWACAFEIDWPEETKTMSGAGVDALQALVVSLQMIGVQIYTSSYHHDGALRAYEGQEGYGFPVSRNVRDMLIGVDKIYL, encoded by the coding sequence ATGATCATGCTCACACACACACTTTTTCTAAACCGTCCCGAAGGCGAGATCCGTATCGAGATCCGTATTCACAAGCCTGCCCCGAAAGACGGCTGCTGGGCATGCGCATTTGAAATCGATTGGCCGGAAGAAACCAAGACCATGTCGGGAGCCGGAGTAGATGCGTTGCAGGCGCTGGTGGTGTCCTTGCAGATGATCGGCGTCCAAATTTACACGAGCTCCTATCACCACGATGGAGCACTGCGCGCTTACGAGGGTCAAGAAGGCTACGGCTTCCCCGTATCCCGGAATGTCCGGGATATGCTGATCGGGGTGGACAAGATCTATTTGTAA
- a CDS encoding GTP-binding protein YchF (TIGRFAM: GTP-binding protein YchF~PFAM: GTP-binding protein HSR1-related; Protein of unknown function DUF933~KEGG: bra:BRADO6008 putative GTP-dependent nucleic acid-binding protein (EngD)), whose protein sequence is MRRARAVPATSLANLTLLPRYRPAAKPERSMGFKCGIVGLPNVGKSTLFNALTQTAAAQAANYPFCTIEPNVGDVAVPDPRLDTLAEIAGSGAIIPTRLTFVDIAGLVRGASKGEGLGNQFLANIRECDAIAHVVRCFEDGDVTHVEGKISPVDDIETIETELMLADLESLEKRAAALEKKAKGADKEAKETLDLMNRALVLLREGKPARLAQVKPEEEKLFSQLGLMTAKPVLYVCNVEEASAKEGNSLSAQVFERAKLEGAKAVVVSAKIESEIAVLPPEEQKDYLEAIDLDEPGLNRVIRAGYDLLQLLTYFTVGPKEARAWTITAGTKAPAAAGVIHSDFEKGFIRAETVAYDDYVKFKGEGGAREAGRFRLEGKEYVVADGDVLHFRFAN, encoded by the coding sequence ATGCGGAGGGCAAGAGCTGTCCCCGCGACATCCCTCGCCAATCTGACACTGCTGCCCCGATACCGGCCGGCGGCCAAACCTGAGCGTTCCATGGGCTTCAAATGCGGCATCGTCGGGCTTCCCAACGTGGGCAAGTCCACCCTCTTCAACGCGCTCACCCAGACCGCGGCGGCGCAGGCGGCGAACTATCCGTTCTGCACCATCGAGCCCAATGTGGGTGACGTGGCGGTGCCGGACCCGCGGCTCGACACGCTGGCCGAGATCGCCGGCTCGGGGGCCATCATCCCCACCCGCCTCACCTTCGTGGACATCGCCGGCCTGGTGCGCGGCGCCTCCAAGGGCGAGGGGCTCGGCAACCAGTTCCTCGCCAACATCCGCGAGTGCGACGCCATCGCCCATGTGGTGCGCTGCTTCGAGGACGGCGACGTGACCCATGTGGAGGGCAAGATCTCCCCCGTGGACGACATCGAGACCATCGAGACCGAGCTGATGCTGGCCGATCTCGAAAGCCTCGAGAAGCGCGCCGCCGCGCTGGAGAAGAAGGCCAAGGGTGCCGACAAGGAGGCCAAGGAAACCCTCGACCTCATGAACCGGGCCCTCGTCCTGCTGCGCGAGGGCAAGCCGGCCCGCCTCGCTCAGGTGAAGCCGGAGGAAGAGAAGCTGTTCTCCCAGCTCGGCCTCATGACCGCCAAGCCGGTGCTCTACGTGTGCAACGTGGAGGAGGCCTCGGCCAAGGAGGGCAATTCCCTCTCCGCGCAGGTGTTCGAGCGGGCCAAGCTCGAAGGCGCCAAGGCGGTGGTGGTTTCGGCCAAGATCGAGAGCGAGATCGCCGTCCTGCCCCCCGAGGAGCAGAAGGACTATCTGGAGGCCATCGACCTGGACGAGCCCGGCCTCAACCGGGTGATCCGCGCCGGCTATGACCTGCTCCAGCTTCTCACCTATTTCACGGTGGGGCCGAAGGAAGCGCGGGCCTGGACCATCACGGCCGGCACCAAGGCGCCGGCGGCGGCGGGCGTGATCCATTCGGATTTCGAGAAGGGCTTCATCCGCGCCGAGACCGTCGCCTACGACGATTATGTGAAGTTCAAGGGCGAGGGCGGCGCCCGCGAGGCCGGGCGCTTCCGCCTCGAAGGCAAGGAATATGTGGTCGCCGACGGCGATGTGCTGCACTTCCGCTTCGCCAACTGA
- a CDS encoding MaoC domain protein dehydratase (PFAM: MaoC domain protein dehydratase~KEGG: nha:Nham_3098 MaoC-like dehydratase), translated as MTYFEELEIGDHEVLGRHTFTEAEMIAFAKLYDPQPFHVDPEAAKRSHFGALVASGWHTASMWMKFFIAFNTGSTKALEAEGGRMLAVGPSPGFTNLRWLKPVYAGDTITYATEAREKIATRGRPQWGLLKAYNSGTNQHGDLVIDFESAVLVARKGG; from the coding sequence ATGACCTATTTCGAGGAACTGGAAATCGGCGACCACGAGGTGCTGGGCCGCCACACCTTCACCGAAGCCGAGATGATCGCCTTCGCCAAGCTCTATGATCCCCAACCCTTCCACGTGGATCCCGAGGCGGCCAAGCGCAGCCATTTCGGCGCGCTGGTGGCCTCCGGCTGGCACACGGCCTCCATGTGGATGAAGTTCTTCATCGCCTTCAACACCGGATCCACCAAGGCCCTGGAGGCCGAGGGCGGGCGGATGCTGGCGGTGGGCCCCTCCCCCGGCTTCACCAACCTGCGCTGGCTGAAGCCGGTCTATGCGGGCGACACCATCACCTACGCCACCGAGGCGCGGGAGAAGATCGCCACCCGCGGGCGGCCCCAGTGGGGCCTGCTGAAGGCCTATAATTCCGGCACCAACCAGCACGGCGACCTGGTGATCGATTTCGAGAGCGCGGTGCTGGTGGCACGCAAGGGCGGCTGA
- a CDS encoding Aminoacyl-tRNA hydrolase (PFAM: peptidyl-tRNA hydrolase~KEGG: rpa:RPA4355 peptidyl-tRNA hydrolase) — translation MFLFAGLGNPGPKYAGNRHNIGFMALEAICRRHRLGPLRRRFQSLAAEGEIAGEKVIALFPETYMNESGRAVSEAQRFYKIPLDHIFVFHDELDLPPAKLRIKKGGGNAGHNGLRSITAQCGNDYFRVRLGIGHPGDKALVHAYVLNDFAKSEKPWLDAVCDACADFADLLAQKRPEEFQNRAHLFLDAQGFGEQKRVGEKG, via the coding sequence ATGTTCCTGTTCGCAGGGCTCGGCAATCCCGGCCCGAAATATGCCGGCAACCGGCATAATATCGGCTTCATGGCGCTCGAGGCGATCTGCCGCCGCCACCGCCTCGGCCCGCTGCGCCGCCGCTTCCAGTCCTTGGCGGCAGAAGGCGAGATCGCCGGCGAGAAGGTGATCGCGCTGTTCCCCGAGACCTACATGAACGAGAGCGGGCGCGCCGTTTCCGAGGCGCAGCGCTTCTACAAGATCCCCCTCGACCACATCTTCGTCTTCCACGACGAGTTGGACCTGCCTCCGGCCAAGCTGCGCATCAAGAAGGGTGGCGGCAACGCCGGCCACAACGGCCTGCGGTCCATCACCGCCCAGTGTGGCAACGACTATTTCCGCGTCCGTCTCGGCATCGGCCATCCCGGCGACAAGGCGCTGGTGCATGCCTACGTGCTCAACGACTTCGCCAAGAGCGAGAAGCCGTGGCTCGACGCCGTCTGCGACGCCTGCGCCGATTTTGCCGACCTGCTCGCTCAGAAGCGGCCGGAGGAGTTCCAGAACCGCGCGCACCTGTTCCTCGACGCCCAGGGCTTCGGCGAGCAGAAGCGGGTGGGCGAGAAGGGCTGA
- a CDS encoding ribosomal 5S rRNA E-loop binding protein Ctc/L25/TL5 (TIGRFAM: ribosomal 5S rRNA E-loop binding protein Ctc/L25/TL5~PFAM: ribosomal protein L25~KEGG: bja:bll7441 50S ribosomal protein L25): MTAIKELKAVARPRAGKGAARAERRAGRVPAVIYGEKQEPVTISLNFREINKTIYAGHFLTTLFEIDVDGTKHRVIPRDYQLDVVKDFPLHVDFLRVSQGATVTVEVPVHFLNQEASPALKAGGTLNVVAHAVELECPAESIPASVEVDLTGAAYGDTFHLSGIKLPAGVTWAGHGDDTLATVVAPSGQADAAAEDAAEAAKA, translated from the coding sequence ATGACTGCCATCAAGGAACTGAAGGCTGTGGCGCGCCCGCGGGCCGGCAAGGGGGCCGCCCGTGCCGAGCGCCGCGCCGGGCGCGTGCCCGCCGTGATCTACGGCGAGAAGCAGGAGCCGGTGACGATTTCGCTGAACTTCCGCGAAATCAACAAGACCATCTATGCCGGCCACTTCCTCACCACGCTGTTCGAGATCGACGTGGACGGGACCAAGCACCGCGTGATCCCCCGCGACTACCAGCTGGACGTGGTGAAGGACTTCCCCCTGCACGTGGACTTCCTGCGCGTCTCGCAGGGCGCGACCGTGACGGTCGAGGTGCCGGTGCACTTCCTCAATCAGGAAGCCTCCCCCGCCCTCAAGGCCGGCGGCACCCTGAATGTGGTGGCCCACGCCGTGGAACTGGAATGCCCGGCCGAGTCGATCCCCGCCTCCGTCGAGGTGGACCTGACCGGCGCCGCCTATGGCGACACCTTCCACCTGTCCGGTATCAAGCTGCCCGCGGGCGTGACCTGGGCCGGCCATGGCGATGACACGCTGGCCACCGTCGTCGCCCCGTCGGGCCAGGCGGATGCCGCCGCCGAGGACGCCGCCGAAGCCGCCAAGGCCTGA
- a CDS encoding MaoC domain protein dehydratase (PFAM: MaoC domain protein dehydratase~KEGG: rpe:RPE_1441 MaoC domain protein dehydratase), with translation MPDIFFEDFIIGEVKTFGSHQFGEEEIVAFAREFDPQPMHLDKEAGKASLLGGMAASGWHTCAVLMRLICDGFLLRTASMGSPGVTENKWLAPVFPGDVLTLRRTVLESRTSKSKPDMGLVTFRFELVKPDKTVAMSQVCVIMIGRRNPGARLA, from the coding sequence TTGCCCGACATCTTCTTCGAAGATTTCATCATCGGTGAGGTGAAAACGTTCGGCTCCCACCAGTTCGGCGAGGAGGAGATCGTCGCGTTCGCCCGCGAATTCGATCCTCAGCCCATGCATCTGGACAAGGAGGCGGGCAAGGCGTCCCTGCTCGGCGGCATGGCGGCGTCCGGCTGGCACACCTGCGCGGTCCTCATGCGGCTTATCTGCGACGGCTTCCTTCTGCGCACCGCCAGCATGGGCTCCCCCGGCGTCACCGAGAACAAGTGGCTCGCCCCGGTCTTCCCCGGCGACGTGCTGACCCTGCGCCGCACGGTGCTGGAAAGCCGCACCTCCAAAAGCAAGCCGGACATGGGCCTCGTCACCTTCCGCTTCGAGCTGGTGAAGCCGGACAAGACCGTTGCCATGTCGCAGGTCTGCGTCATCATGATCGGCCGCCGCAATCCGGGAGCCCGCCTCGCATGA
- a CDS encoding transcriptional regulator, TetR family (PFAM: regulatory protein TetR~KEGG: bbt:BBta_5419 putative transcriptional regulatory protein, TetR family) has translation MQQAKTARAPTAKALTAKAQKAKAERANPHAPDPAPEAEPNARERIIAAATRLFCQYGITAVGVDAVVAEAATAKATLYKAFGSKERLVEAVLEREGSAWRDWFLGELLKGEAAPLARLRRIFPVLREWFGDERFFGCPFINAVAEHDKRDDRMRQIALAHKKVVLATLSRLAAEAGARDPEGAAHQLGLLIDGAIVAAMITQDQNVAVLAGEAADLLLARMTAAEAA, from the coding sequence ATGCAGCAGGCGAAGACGGCGCGGGCTCCGACGGCGAAAGCCCTGACAGCAAAGGCCCAGAAAGCAAAGGCCGAGCGCGCCAATCCCCACGCCCCGGATCCGGCTCCCGAGGCGGAACCCAACGCGCGCGAGCGCATCATCGCGGCGGCAACGCGCCTGTTCTGCCAATACGGCATCACCGCCGTGGGCGTGGACGCGGTGGTGGCGGAGGCGGCCACCGCCAAGGCGACGCTCTACAAGGCGTTCGGCTCAAAGGAACGGCTGGTGGAAGCGGTGCTGGAGCGCGAGGGCTCGGCCTGGCGCGACTGGTTCCTCGGCGAACTGCTCAAGGGCGAGGCAGCGCCGCTTGCCCGCCTGCGCCGCATCTTTCCGGTATTGCGCGAGTGGTTTGGCGACGAGCGCTTCTTCGGCTGCCCGTTCATCAATGCCGTGGCCGAGCACGACAAGCGGGACGACCGCATGCGCCAGATCGCCCTCGCTCACAAGAAGGTGGTGCTCGCGACCCTCTCGCGCCTCGCCGCCGAGGCCGGCGCGCGGGACCCGGAGGGCGCCGCCCACCAGCTGGGGCTGCTGATCGACGGGGCCATCGTCGCCGCCATGATTACGCAGGACCAGAACGTCGCCGTGCTGGCGGGAGAGGCAGCCGACCTTCTGCTGGCCCGCATGACCGCCGCCGAGGCCGCCTGA
- a CDS encoding MaoC domain protein dehydratase (PFAM: MaoC domain protein dehydratase~KEGG: rpa:RPA4351 hypothetical protein) → MAGREGPQEIGRFTFTQEEIARFAGAFDPQPFHVDAAAAAASPFGGLVASGWHTACVWMGLFVRANGAVDGLPADHPAVLSPVGVGFGMSDLKWLAPVRAGDTLTFFTEVLEARPSGSRPGWTIFHRRNSARREDGTEVLTFELKHMAPDGPL, encoded by the coding sequence ATGGCCGGGCGCGAGGGGCCGCAGGAGATCGGCCGCTTCACCTTCACGCAGGAGGAGATCGCGCGCTTCGCCGGGGCTTTCGATCCCCAGCCCTTCCATGTGGACGCGGCGGCGGCCGCCGCCTCCCCGTTCGGCGGGCTGGTCGCCTCCGGCTGGCACACGGCCTGCGTCTGGATGGGCCTGTTCGTGCGCGCGAACGGCGCCGTGGACGGACTGCCGGCCGATCACCCGGCCGTGCTCTCGCCGGTGGGCGTGGGCTTCGGCATGAGCGACCTGAAATGGCTCGCCCCCGTGCGCGCGGGCGACACCCTCACCTTCTTCACCGAGGTCCTGGAGGCCCGCCCCAGCGGCAGCCGGCCGGGCTGGACCATCTTTCACCGCCGCAACAGCGCCCGGCGGGAGGATGGGACGGAGGTCCTCACCTTCGAGCTGAAGCACATGGCGCCGGATGGGCCGCTGTGA
- a CDS encoding Alcohol dehydrogenase zinc-binding domain protein (PFAM: Alcohol dehydrogenase zinc-binding domain protein; Alcohol dehydrogenase GroES domain protein~KEGG: sme:SMc03929 putative zinc-type alcohol dehydrogenase transmembrane protein), with protein sequence MRIRAAVLRASPVSKPYGQTRPLSIETVELAPPQAGEVLIKIAAAGLCHSDLSVINGDRPRQLPMVLGHEASGVVVEPGPGVTDLAPGDHVVMSFVPTCGTCPSCLDGRAQMCGPGQAANGAGTLLGGGRRLTCDDGTDAYHLCGISGFGEYAVISRRSIIKIDPEMSLVDAALFGCAVMTGVGAIVNTCGVRPGQSVAVVGLGGVGLSAVMGAVAAGAEQIVALDLSPAKLDIARSLGATDTFLANDPDVVDAVKAATKGGVDHAVEMAGSAPAFELAYKITRRGGTTATGGLANPNARVSLPPVHLVAEERTIKGSYMGSCVPPRDIPRFMALYQRGKLPVNRLLSSTGPLDEINEGFDRLDRGEVVRHVIVY encoded by the coding sequence ATGCGTATTCGCGCCGCCGTGCTCCGTGCGTCCCCTGTGAGCAAGCCGTATGGGCAGACGCGTCCGCTCTCCATTGAAACGGTTGAGCTCGCCCCGCCCCAGGCCGGCGAGGTGCTGATCAAGATCGCGGCGGCCGGCCTGTGCCATTCCGACCTGTCGGTGATCAACGGCGACCGTCCCCGCCAGCTGCCCATGGTGTTGGGCCACGAGGCCTCCGGCGTGGTGGTGGAGCCCGGCCCCGGCGTCACCGACCTTGCCCCCGGCGACCATGTGGTGATGAGCTTCGTGCCCACCTGCGGCACCTGCCCCTCCTGCCTCGACGGGCGCGCCCAGATGTGCGGCCCCGGCCAGGCCGCCAACGGCGCGGGCACCCTGCTCGGCGGCGGCCGGCGGCTGACCTGCGACGACGGCACCGATGCCTATCATCTGTGCGGCATTTCCGGCTTCGGCGAATATGCGGTGATCTCGCGCCGCTCCATCATCAAGATCGACCCCGAGATGTCGCTGGTGGACGCCGCGCTGTTCGGCTGCGCGGTGATGACCGGCGTCGGTGCCATCGTGAACACCTGCGGGGTACGGCCCGGCCAGTCCGTCGCGGTGGTGGGCCTCGGCGGCGTCGGCCTCTCGGCGGTAATGGGCGCGGTGGCGGCGGGTGCGGAGCAGATTGTCGCCCTCGACCTGTCGCCGGCCAAGCTCGACATCGCCCGCTCGCTGGGCGCCACCGACACCTTCCTCGCCAACGATCCCGATGTGGTGGATGCGGTGAAGGCGGCAACCAAGGGCGGAGTAGACCACGCGGTGGAGATGGCAGGCTCGGCTCCCGCCTTCGAGCTGGCCTACAAGATCACCAGGCGCGGCGGCACCACCGCCACCGGCGGCCTCGCCAATCCCAACGCCCGGGTCTCGCTGCCCCCGGTGCATCTCGTGGCGGAGGAACGCACCATCAAGGGCAGCTACATGGGCAGCTGCGTGCCCCCGCGCGACATTCCCCGCTTCATGGCGCTCTACCAGCGCGGCAAGCTGCCGGTGAACCGCCTGCTCTCCTCCACCGGTCCGCTGGACGAGATCAACGAGGGCTTCGACCGCCTCGACCGCGGCGAGGTGGTGCGACACGTCATCGTCTATTGA
- a CDS encoding putative acyl-CoA dehydrogenase family protein (KEGG: bra:BRADO2769 putative acyl-CoA dehydrogenase family protein), translated as MSLTAVTALSPHDLSASDLDPGAALAEIGKIAVTDLSAWARAIDEGTYPATLLHRFADAGAFRLHLGEGHRLDAAIEGMSRISEVCTSSAFMAWCQNTLVWYLINSENAAAKAKYLAAAATGHVLGGTALSNPMKSFFGIETLKLKGTRVDGGYRVKGILPWVSNLGPDHFFGAIFALEGGEPVMALIDCADPAVTLKPCEPFLSMDGTGTYGVQVRDLFVPDDMVLAHEAMPFVKTMRAGFILLQAGMAIGLIRDCIAMMREVEGPLGHVNRFLDVQPDAMAETLAAMESEVNALAQTPFDTSPDYWRRVVASRLLAGEKSVEAAHNAMLHCGARGYVRASRCQRRLREAYFVAIVTPATKQLKLMLDQMPA; from the coding sequence ATGTCGTTGACCGCCGTGACCGCCTTGTCGCCGCATGATCTGTCTGCGTCCGACCTTGATCCCGGAGCGGCCCTCGCCGAGATCGGCAAGATCGCGGTGACGGACCTTTCCGCCTGGGCCCGCGCCATCGACGAGGGGACCTATCCGGCCACCCTGCTGCATCGCTTCGCCGATGCCGGCGCCTTCCGCCTGCATCTTGGCGAGGGCCACAGGCTCGACGCCGCCATCGAGGGCATGAGCCGAATCTCCGAGGTGTGCACCTCTTCCGCCTTCATGGCCTGGTGCCAGAACACGCTGGTCTGGTACCTCATCAACTCCGAGAACGCGGCGGCCAAGGCGAAGTATCTCGCTGCTGCCGCAACCGGCCATGTGCTGGGTGGCACGGCGCTCTCCAATCCCATGAAGTCCTTCTTCGGCATCGAGACGCTGAAGCTGAAGGGCACCCGCGTGGACGGCGGCTACAGGGTGAAGGGCATCCTGCCGTGGGTGTCGAACCTCGGCCCCGACCATTTCTTCGGTGCCATCTTCGCGCTGGAGGGCGGCGAGCCGGTGATGGCGCTCATCGACTGCGCCGATCCGGCGGTGACGCTGAAGCCCTGCGAGCCCTTCCTGTCCATGGACGGCACCGGCACCTATGGGGTTCAGGTCCGCGACCTGTTCGTGCCCGACGACATGGTGCTGGCGCACGAGGCCATGCCCTTCGTGAAGACCATGCGCGCCGGCTTCATCCTGTTGCAGGCGGGCATGGCCATCGGCCTCATCCGCGACTGCATCGCCATGATGCGCGAGGTGGAAGGCCCGCTCGGCCACGTCAACCGCTTCCTCGACGTGCAGCCGGATGCCATGGCCGAGACCCTCGCCGCCATGGAGAGCGAGGTGAATGCGCTGGCGCAGACGCCCTTCGACACCAGCCCGGACTATTGGCGCCGGGTGGTGGCGTCCCGCCTGCTCGCCGGCGAGAAGAGCGTGGAGGCCGCGCACAACGCCATGCTCCATTGCGGCGCGCGGGGTTATGTGCGGGCCAGCCGCTGCCAGCGCCGCCTGCGCGAGGCCTATTTCGTCGCCATCGTCACGCCGGCCACCAAGCAGTTGAAGCTGATGCTGGACCAGATGCCGGCATAA
- a CDS encoding OsmC family protein (PFAM: OsmC family protein~KEGG: bra:BRADO2768 conserved hypothetical protein; putative OsmC/ohr family protein) — MWHRLCIRQTGLSISAEEIRMSQSNTVLTGCLLPEATTGCLAPIDKDGLEKLIAAGKADPKVIKTLKCKTVAEGRFRHANYIRNLAPYIVDEPPGLLGDDTAPNPSEASLAALGSCLAVGLHANAVHRGWTVRKLELQLEGDLNITAVWGTGDVSEKPVGFTDVRVKVEMECDGVPKEEVDALISHVTKWSPVANTFVRPVNLEVALA; from the coding sequence ATGTGGCACAGGCTGTGCATAAGACAGACCGGTCTGTCTATATCCGCCGAGGAGATCCGGATGTCTCAATCCAACACCGTCCTGACCGGCTGCCTGCTGCCCGAGGCGACCACGGGCTGCCTTGCCCCCATCGACAAGGACGGGCTCGAGAAGCTCATCGCCGCCGGCAAGGCCGACCCCAAGGTCATCAAGACGCTGAAGTGCAAGACGGTGGCCGAGGGGCGCTTCCGCCATGCCAATTATATCCGCAACCTTGCCCCCTACATCGTGGACGAGCCCCCCGGCCTGCTCGGCGACGACACCGCCCCCAACCCCTCCGAGGCCTCCCTCGCGGCGCTGGGCTCCTGCCTCGCGGTGGGTCTGCATGCCAATGCGGTGCATCGCGGCTGGACCGTGCGCAAGCTGGAACTCCAGCTCGAAGGCGATCTCAACATCACCGCTGTGTGGGGCACGGGCGATGTCAGCGAGAAGCCGGTGGGCTTCACCGACGTGCGCGTGAAGGTGGAGATGGAATGCGACGGCGTGCCGAAGGAAGAGGTGGACGCCCTCATCTCCCACGTCACCAAGTGGTCGCCGGTGGCCAACACCTTCGTGCGCCCGGTCAACCTTGAGGTGGCGCTGGCCTGA